The Desulfobacterales bacterium genome window below encodes:
- the fabZ gene encoding 3-hydroxyacyl-ACP dehydratase FabZ yields the protein MDKTYDIQAILKLLPHRYPFILVDRVLDIVPGERITALKNVTINEPFFQGHFPTHPIMPGVLIVEAMAQAAGVLALESMPAEKQGQPVFFMGMDKVKFRKPVVPGDQLLLNIQILKSRSNIVKASAKATVDDTTVAEAEIMATLG from the coding sequence ATGGACAAAACTTATGATATACAGGCCATACTGAAACTTTTACCCCATCGGTATCCGTTTATTTTGGTTGACCGGGTTTTGGATATCGTGCCGGGTGAACGGATTACTGCTCTGAAAAATGTCACCATTAATGAGCCTTTCTTTCAAGGGCATTTTCCTACCCATCCAATTATGCCGGGCGTCTTGATTGTGGAAGCCATGGCACAGGCTGCAGGGGTTCTTGCTCTTGAGTCGATGCCTGCCGAAAAACAAGGTCAGCCGGTTTTTTTTATGGGAATGGATAAAGTTAAATTCAGAAAGCCGGTGGTACCCGGTGACCAGTTGTTATTAAACATTCAAATATTAAAATCCCGATCAAATATCGTGAAGGCATCCGCAAAAGCGACTGTTGATGACACAACAGTGGCTGAGGCCGAAATTATGGCCACACTCGGGTAA
- a CDS encoding OmpH family outer membrane protein, which yields MLRSYKSKAISIGFICLMWLGPAMAADVAKIGVIDIQRIMSTSEQGKAAKAQIKEQSDKMTTALKEKGAEIEELKKQLERESMVMSKEKREEKEREFRIKLNDLKTLEKRYRGQLQAIEKKLAGEMRKAVFELVTEIGKKEGYLLIINNFDVMYSPGSIDITDQVIKQLNANYKK from the coding sequence ATGTTAAGATCTTATAAATCAAAAGCGATATCCATTGGCTTTATTTGTCTTATGTGGCTCGGGCCGGCGATGGCAGCAGATGTGGCCAAAATTGGCGTCATTGATATCCAGCGAATTATGAGCACATCTGAGCAAGGGAAAGCTGCCAAGGCGCAGATAAAAGAGCAAAGTGATAAAATGACGACGGCCTTGAAAGAAAAAGGCGCTGAGATTGAAGAGCTTAAAAAACAGCTTGAACGTGAATCGATGGTGATGAGCAAAGAGAAACGTGAGGAAAAAGAAAGAGAATTCCGAATCAAACTCAATGATCTCAAAACTCTCGAGAAGCGCTACCGCGGGCAATTGCAGGCCATCGAAAAAAAACTGGCGGGTGAAATGCGTAAGGCGGTATTTGAGCTGGTCACAGAAATCGGCAAAAAAGAGGGATATCTACTGATTATCAATAATTTTGACGTTATGTATTCGCCGGGTTCAATTGATATTACCGATCAAGTAATTAAACAGCTGAATGCTAATTACAAAAAATAA